In the Zingiber officinale cultivar Zhangliang chromosome 5A, Zo_v1.1, whole genome shotgun sequence genome, CATGCTTCAGTTATTGATGTAGATCAAATCGAAGATGTTTCAGGTATTATGCATATATATCATCTTTGTTCACCGATGGATACGAGATGTGGAATTATATACTTAAAGAGGATTTAGTGATCACATTTTGTTTGCATGACATCAACGTAACACAGATGAAGGAGGAAGATCAAGGCAGGCAAAGATCATCGACTGCGAATCATATCCAGATTCGGAGGAGGTGCAAAATTTTTCAAAGGTAAAATGCAATCTTATGTGTTAATTAGCTGTTTCTTTTTGATGATCAGCGTTTAACCTCTTGAAGTATGTATACATTATTAAACATTAACCGAGCCCGTCTCACTCATATTAGCTCCAGTTGAGATTGTTTGACTAGTCTAGGAGTTGTTCCTGGTGAAGATGTTCATAGCATCTCCTTCTAGGTTCTAGCTAGAGAGTATGAGCACTGCCAAggttaaaatattctatttaaacTGACATTATAAAGTTCATTAAAATTTAAGACTGTTGGTTGCCTTCCAATAATACATCGTAGTCATAAATGTGTGACACTGTATATGAAGTTATTTACGAACAATGTAGGGCTTCTGTTGATGATTGAATTCAAAGTGTTGCTAAAAATATTGTGAACAGCTCATTTACGGATGTTGGCACGATATCTATCTTAGTATCCGATGATTGTTTTTATCAAAGCTAGCATGAATGTAGTTGTATAACGACATTATTGTTTTTATCAATGCTAGTGTGTATATAACTACTTAATGACATTATAGTTCTTTCTATTAGAAATGCTATTCAAAGTGTTGCTAAAAATATTATAAACCTCTCAATTAATGATGTTAGCCCAACATTTATATGAGCATCAATAGAGTCTGGTTAGGTTAATAGTATTAACCATAATTCATTGCTTCCAACTTGTATACTAGATATAGTTTTAGTTTTGATTTCCTTGTTAAATAACACTGATGCTTGGCTTAAAATACAGGGGAAGAAAGTGACTCGAGTGCCTCCGATTCAAAAGGAACCCTCCCTCACATGTTCTATGTGCATGGATCCACTGGGCGAGGCAGCGACTACCGACTGTGGGCACATCTACTGCTACAGCTGCTTAAGGGAATTCATCCAAACCCACAAGGAATGCCCTACTTGTGGGAGGAAGCTGGCCATTAGCAATTTCCACAGGCTCTATTTTCCAGCTATGGAATGAGCCATTGCTTGTGTCTTTTTAATTTGGGATGAGTCTTTTTGCCTTTGCTTGCTTGCTTTTACTCAAGTCCCATATCTTCAAGGTTAACAAACAAGTTATATGCTTAATGTGTCTTCATAATTATTATTCTTTTGTATGCATGTTACTGAACGATCCCACCACTTGTGGGATAAGACATGGTTGTTGTATGTATGTTACTGAAATTTAGTAGTAATTTGGTATATGGTAAGAGAATTAGATTTCAATTTAAATTCATATGATGATACTGTTGAAAGAGGTTTAATCTTTATACTTGATCCCAATTGACTATGAGAACTAATGTTGAGTAGCTAGTTTTATAATTATCTTTGTAACAATATTATAAAGATAGTTATAaagattattattgttgttgataaTTTAGGTGTTTGGATAAATTTGGAACATAATTTATGCATATAGAAGTGGTTTTTTAAAGTTCAAGGGATGACCATTAAATTGTTGAAAAtaagtataaattttttttaaaaaaaaatgtcataGTTAGGTTAAACAAAAGTTTaagtaatttattttaaaattaacatgaAATACAAGGATAATTTCTTTACaattatcttttttattttttataataattactTATTTCTAATAAGAGataaaaagaaatgaagattTACTTCACTTGAAGAAAATAGGAAAAAGAGAGCAATTTAATTTcatctatttttctattttagaTATATCATAATATAAATAAATGAGAGCTTGCATTATATTATTTTAGGATTTAGGAAATGAAAAGACCTcacttttccatttttttttcagCACTTCTATTGTAACTGAAATAGTTTCCTTTAACAAAACACAACCAGCAAGCACTTCAATGAACACAAAGCCAATACAAAAGCCAAAGCTTTACCACCATATTTTACTGCCATATTAATTATATTTCCTTAGATAAGAATTTTCTTAGATGATTCTAATATATATTTCTGAGATCCATCATGTAGTAAAACATTGATTTCGAAAAGCCAGTTATGGACCCGATGGTATGAATCAAAATGAACATAGCTTGACCATCGAAGAGTCCAAGAACATTGGCTTCAGAAGTGGTTTTTCAAGCCAGTGCCAAGTTACTCCCATGAGAAAGGAAGAGCTTCAGATATCTTATCGGAAGACCCTTCGTTGCCGGTTCGAAATATACCCTGACAATGAACACCAGCAGCATCGGCATTCGAAACCAAGACAGTCCTCACATTTTCAATGCTCGAACACGAGTATCTGACTGGAGAAATGGCTTCCGATGCAGTGGAGTGAGAGCACTGAGTGAGATTACCATACTGCGTACTTGCAATGAGAGGCTGGCCGATGTAGACCTGATCGGATGATAGCATCATGGAGCTTGGGTTGATGCCTGATGTCTGATTTGGTGATGACAGAAGAGAGAGAGCACAATCAGATCGGAAGACTTGGCTTAGACCATTGGCGAACATCTTGCTGCTGCCGCCGCCGCCTACAACCGATGGAACAAAAGATCCGATTGCTGTCATGTTGTTGAGGCTGCTCTCACTCTCTTGAAAGAAAGGGAATTGGAATTGCTTCCTTTCTTTGTTGTAGCTATGAGAAGAATTTGAAAAAGAGAGGTTCCTGTCAAACAGATCCGATGCAGTGTGATGCGTGGATCCCGTATCGTCTTTGAATTTTATAATTCCAGACCAATTTGGTTCTATCGATGCAGTCGTAAAGGCTTGAGAATGTGCTGAAAACCTGATTCCTGCACATCCAAAAGAATTGGTTTCTGCAGTTTTTTCATCAGCAATATTGTTACACTTTGTTCTAAGTTACAAAATATCCAAGTCTATAAAAGATACATCACAGCTAAGATGATCGGAGACTAAACTACCTGAATTCGGCAAATACGGATGGGGTTTCCTTCGACGTCTATTGTGCCCGTCAAGACGCTTACGACAGCTTCGCTTTATGTCATCAAATTCTATTAACCAATGAAACCTGCAGATCAATTGAATGTTCTTCACTTGCAGGATAGCCACAGAGAATCCATGCTCACTTCATGAAAAAAGAACTTCCAAGACAATAGAACTGGCTCACAATCAATTATCACACTACTTACAATAACTTGCATAGAGTTCATCATTTGGATAGACTAGGTCCATAGTGACTCACGATTATGGTCGCAAGTCAAAGAATCAACTACACTACAGGACAATGGAGCAGAAAGAAGGAACAAAAGATCTGTAAGCTCAAGCAATTAGCTTAGGGTCAGCTTTACTGTTACAACTACAGAGCAAGCAATCAAATCAAGTTGGAAGATGAAGGAAGCATATAATCGAAGTATTCACATCATAGTCCAACATAATTTTACACAACAATACCATATTATCACTAAGTTCTACGAACAAAGCCTCCTTTGGCATAAACTCAGGGAAAATTTTCCTAGGGAAAACATCCCCGGGGATGTTATTCGTAACGTTTTACTGCTCATAAACAATTGCTATACTGAATGAAACCTAAGTAAAGATAATTATGCTTAGAGACAAGTTCCTGGTAGTTAGTTCATCTGTAGCTTTCCTCAGCTGTGTTAATCAGGTTGTGGTCCTAATCCAAGGACCCATTAGAATTCAAAAGCACATGCAGATACAGGAATATCTAAATCATTGTCATCCGATCTTCATAATCAGGTTTGCCAATAATGCCAAAAAAATGATATGGAATCTCTTCAACTGTACATAGACTCGATCTTCCAATTGATCTTTCACTAGTTTCTGTTTTTCGTGTAACAAAATTCTTACCTTAGTCTCCTATGAAGTAAATATGATATAGAATTCACTTAAAGAACAAGCATTACCAACATAAGAATTCTTATGTAAGACTTAAAATTACTAGAGCCTTTACCTGCTGCACTGCTGGCAAAATCGTTGTTCTTGGCCTCCGATCAGAACTACCGGAGTCTTCGAATGAACCTCACAGACCTTGTGGCGACGGTGATACTCCCTGCACTTACTAAGATCGGCTTTGCATCCATCAACCATGCACGAGGCAATCTGAGCTACATTGCTTAGTGATCGCTGCCTCTTCGACAGGCCAGACGAAGACACTGTGGTGATCGCCGTCACTGTCGATGTACTTGGTTGTTCTCTGCGGCCGGAGGCACTTGAACCCCCGAGCTTGAGATCAACAGAGCACTCCACACCATTCACCATCAATTGCTGAGGAGAACCGAGTTGTGATCCATCTAACATGGGGACAAGGTTTGCTTCGGTAACACGGTCCAATTCAGGAAAATCCCATTGAGGCATCTTCAGATCCGAGTCCATGTAAAAAACTTCCTATTCTTCCCTCTCTTGTCACTATCCCCTCACAACAAACCTCCAAATCTTTGCTTTTTTCCCCTCTCCACAAAGCCACATGAGAAAGCACTCGAGCTTAGCCAACACACGAAAAAGAGGCCGGATCTCAGTCGGCAAGGAGATGCCAAAGGATGAGAAGCTAGGTCAAAACACAGACAGACAAACAAGAATTGAAGTGTGTCAACCAAGGAAACAGCTCGTAAAACAAGAACTTGGCAAAGGTAACGAGGAAAAGGGCATATGGCAACACCAGGTCGAGCCTAGATCATCGCGAAAAACAAAATTTTGAATCCCCCCAGCACCTGGTTCGTACCTGCGGAGGATGGATaaagggagaaggaagaggagtcAGGTCGCAGCAGCAAGCAACTCTCTCGGCGCTGCTCGCATTGGCAATCACAATCACGTAAGAAGTTTTGAGTATCGGCAGAGGATTGAGGTGCAATTATTGGCAGGAGAAGAGCAGCAGTAGCAGTAAAGGTGGAGGCTTGCGAGAAGTGAGTTATAATGGGAGTGGTTAATGGTTTGAAGTGGAGCAGAGCAGACCAGAGCAGAGCAGCCAAAGGCTGAGCAGGGCCAGAGGGAGGAAGCAAATGGGCTGATGATGATGACAGCTTGGAGATGTTCTGCCGTGGTTATTTTTAGGGTTTACTGTGTGGGTCATCCTGCAGAGCATCAAGGGAAAATAGGACTAAAAAAACAAGCACAAAAGTCAAGAGTACGGCgtcccattttatttttttataaaaaaaatcattccaTTTCATTGTTCAGACCTGTAGAAGTATCTCTAGTTCGACATTATTCATATTATTATCTTATTTAAATTCGATATATTATAGTAGCACTTatgttatatatttaaaaatatttatatcataataactataattttatagttattataaCATGAATTCAATCATGTTCACTAATCATTTACGTTATACAACTATTAAATCGAAACTGacataaatttaatttacacatttaatatttatattataataattataaaatcatatctGCTACATAGTTATAACAACtattatttcataattattataacacATACCACCGATTCATATGAAGATAATAATGAAAATAGTACTAAAAGATAATTGGATAATTGTACACGATTAAACAATGAAATGAAACaccatttaagaaaaaaaaacatccCTTATTTTTGCCCAATTCTAAGTTAATAGCAACTCATCTATAttcatttattaatttattatactaaatttgaaaacaaaaaatCAAGTTTGTATAACCATTTCAAAACTTGATTCATtttatttgactaaattattatcaaataagtttgaaaatataaaagtttAACTCAATTTGATTGGCTCTGGACTTACAAGTGATCCTCCAAATGGATGAGTTTCACTAGTGTCTTGTAAGGACTAAGAGCTGGTTAAGTCTGCAGGGGTTCAATCAGTGCTCCCTcaaattgcttgtgtttgtttggCTGGTTTGAGGGACAGAGGTCAGAGATGGAAGCTGAATCACCAAAGCAAAGCTCTCGAATCAGTAAGCAGCAGCTTGCCTCCAAACTGTGATCTGATCTGATCTGTTGTGTGTCATCAAAAGCAACTCATACCTTTATGCTTTCAGATGCCCATCACACTTTTAACATTTCATGGCCTcacttttctctctctctctctctttttccttCTCTCTGGTGTCTGTCTCCACCTGTTGTGGCATATTTGTCTACTTGAGGGGTGAACTAATCTGAATAATCTACTGATTTCTTCAGTGGTCCTTGGCCATTGAAACTGTGAGTATATGAAAATGAGCAGTAGAAATGTTCCCATTAAACAAATCCCGAGTGATTAGACTTTAATCAGCATCTGATCACTAATGATCAGTGACAAGTGTTCTAATTCTTATGGTCCTCTCTTTGTCATTGTTTTTGAATCAATTGAGCGTACTTTGAGGAAAAGAAAGTGAGATTAATGGCATCTGATTCAGTGACTCCAGAAGGGGCGAGAGGACCATCTCAGGAATTATTGTGTTCTTGCGCTTTGGCGGTTTCAATTAATTCGGTGGTCCACACTTGACATGATAAACACATGGGTCGGAGAGAGACTTGGAAGAGAAGTCAGTCAATCATTAATGCTTTGAAAAAGATGAAAAATGAACACGTAGATGGTGTTCTCAAGAAGTAATGATCATCTCCCTCCAATTTGATGCCCTGTTTTGTGTGTGAAAGGAATGCTACGCTTCATACAAAATCATGAACTCATTAATTAAATGCAAATGGATAAACCGGATATAGTCCAACCTCAATCTAGAGAACCCACCATGATACAACCACATAAATATACACAGCTGCTCGACAAAGAGAAGACGCGAATAAGTCTGCCAAATCAATTAAATTTCCAATATTTACCGGTAACTGATACGTACTAGAAAAGTACAACAAATGTTACAAGTATACTATAGAAGCAAAACTATAAGATGAGTGAGTTATTTTAGGATGGCACAATTGCCATCTGAAATGTATTGAAAGACAAGGGAGCAACAGTAGTCACCTTTGCAGATGTATCGAAAAATAAGTGGCAGCTGCGGAAGCTACCTTCCCACTGAGATTGAACTTCTTGGCTATTAGTGGGCGAACATCATCCACGCCAACTAAGCTCTCCAAGAATGGAAGTAACAAAAGTAACTCTCGGTCATCGCAGCTATCAAACCAGCTCTAGATAGGAATGCCATTGTCCAGCTGAAACCACAATGCCTGAGGATAAACAGATTTCATCAAATATCCAAGGTGAGCCTTTCCGTTTTCAGAAATTTTCACAACTAAAGCCAgtgtcaaaaatattttaaaataacgaATACAGTTGTAGGGCCAGATTATAGGTTCATGTAACACATTTTTGCTTGCACTAAGGAAATTGAGCACATATACACCAGACCCACTCATCATCATATCAAATAGTGTTGGTgccaattttttagaattaaGTAGATTTTATCCCTCGATTGAACTTTTGAGCAGTGACTAATAAGATTCTGACTCCATTGAATCATTTCTCAttaaataacaacaacaacaacaataacaacaacaaccaagtcttttctTATTAGTTGGGGTcgactgtatgaatccttttacgtcattgagctctatctcctattatatcatcatctatattcaaataaattttatcttgttttattgttgctaatcaagtttttttttatcttccttttcctcgtttgatatgtatgtttatcatagttttacatcgtctaactggagcatttattggtcgtctaagtacatgttcgtatCATCTTTAACATGTCTCTCggaatttttcctcaatagatgcaactccgattttctttctaatgctctcatttcttattttatccatcttcgtatgtccacacatccaccttaatatcctcatctatgcaactctcatcttctgctcatatgctcaagtcatagcccaacattcagctccatataacatagcaggtctaactgcggttttatagaacttacctttaagtttaagaggtattttacggtcacataaaacactcgacgctcccctccatttcactcatcctgcttgtattctatgtaagacatccctctcaattcctccatcattttgcaaaaataatcctaaatatttaaatctctcggttccggacaactcgtcctctcctatcttaacaatt is a window encoding:
- the LOC121980658 gene encoding squamosa promoter-binding-like protein 16 isoform X2 — protein: MDSDLKMPQWDFPELDRVTEANLVPMLDGSQLGSPQQLMVNGVECSVDLKLGGSSASGRREQPSTSTVTAITTVSSSGLSKRQRSLSNVAQIASCMVDGCKADLSKCREYHRRHKVCEVHSKTPVVLIGGQEQRFCQQCSRFHWLIEFDDIKRSCRKRLDGHNRRRRKPHPYLPNSGIRFSAHSQAFTTASIEPNWSGIIKFKDDTGSTHHTASDLFDRNLSFSNSSHSYNKERKQFQFPFFQESESSLNNMTAIGSFVPSVVGGGGSSKMFANGLSQVFRSDCALSLLSSPNQTSGINPSSMMLSSDQVYIGQPLIASTQYGNLTQCSHSTASEAISPVRYSCSSIENVRTVLVSNADAAGVHCQGIFRTGNEGSSDKISEALPFSWE
- the LOC121980658 gene encoding squamosa promoter-binding-like protein 16 isoform X1 → MDSDLKMPQWDFPELDRVTEANLVPMLDGSQLGSPQQLMVNGVECSVDLKLGGSSASGRREQPSTSTVTAITTVSSSGLSKRQRSLSNVAQIASCMVDGCKADLSKCREYHRRHKVCEVHSKTPVVLIGGQEQRFCQQCSRFHWLIEFDDIKRSCRKRLDGHNRRRRKPHPYLPNSETNSFGCAGIRFSAHSQAFTTASIEPNWSGIIKFKDDTGSTHHTASDLFDRNLSFSNSSHSYNKERKQFQFPFFQESESSLNNMTAIGSFVPSVVGGGGSSKMFANGLSQVFRSDCALSLLSSPNQTSGINPSSMMLSSDQVYIGQPLIASTQYGNLTQCSHSTASEAISPVRYSCSSIENVRTVLVSNADAAGVHCQGIFRTGNEGSSDKISEALPFSWE
- the LOC121982921 gene encoding E3 ubiquitin-protein ligase RNF4-like, yielding MAGPSRRVTRRCSDGVPSQKDSQPIVVLDLDLNSTPSESSELEESSSTSCRRITPTGNLLDSAPPPHASVIDVDQIEDVSDEGGRSRQAKIIDCESYPDSEEVQNFSKGKKVTRVPPIQKEPSLTCSMCMDPLGEAATTDCGHIYCYSCLREFIQTHKECPTCGRKLAISNFHRLYFPAME